In Silene latifolia isolate original U9 population chromosome X, ASM4854445v1, whole genome shotgun sequence, the following proteins share a genomic window:
- the LOC141623167 gene encoding uncharacterized protein LOC141623167, whose protein sequence is MATSSTPSTTSLGKDSWLRSVMDKCILKDDGSNFLEWESNIKSAALSDNVLTYLTDAPPIEPGARVSSAVRTAHDDYVRMLNDIKNVLIWSISPKLKLSCISLNAYEIFTRMITMFSQTPKVRQYDAAARFFEAKLERGQKVGPHVLKMVEYVDILERLGCKIPKTLVVDRILHSLPTKFAHFRVNYNMNDMNKSYHEIHALLSQAERDMEASGSEKGDVLTMRLKNMSLGVKKGKGKEKSQFKKSSEKHDKGKGKAVENGNPKAKSVKLSEAECFHCNGKGHYRRSCPKYLEDLKEGRVMPIGYKGRANTSKR, encoded by the exons atggcaacttcatcaactccatcgactacttcactaggcaaagattcatggctaaggtccgtaatggacaaatgtattttaaaagatgacggtagtaactttcttgaatgggaatccaacatcaaaagtgccgcgttgtccgacaatgtgctcacttacttgaccgatgctcctccaattgagcccggtgcaagagtttcatcggcggtgcggaccgcgcatgatgactatgtgaggatgttgaatgatatcaagaatgtgttgatatggtcaatatcgccaaagctcaagctatcatgcatttctttaaatgcttacgagatattcactcgtatgatcactatgttttcacaaacacctaaagtccgtcaatacgatgcggcggcacgcttctttgaagctaagcttgagaggggccaaaaggttggtccccatgtccttaaaatggtcgaatatgttgacatcctagagcgtctagggtgtaagattccaaaaactcttgtggtggatcgaatccttcactcactccccaccaagtttgcccactttagggtaaactacaacatgaatgacatgaataagagttaccatgaaattcatgcactcctctcccaagcggagagggatatggaggctagtgggagtgaaaagggagatgttttaaccatgaggttaaagaacatgtctcttggagtcaagaaaggaaaagggaaagaaaagtcccaattcaagaaatcgtcagagaaacatgacaagggaaaggggaaggccgttgagaatggcaatcccaaggcaaaaagtgtcaagctctccgaggccgaatgtttccattgtaatgggaaggggcattataggaggagttgtcccaaatacttagaggatctcaaggaagggcgtgtgatgcctattg ggtataagggacgtgcaaacactagcaaaaggtga
- the LOC141623168 gene encoding CBS domain-containing protein CBSX1, chloroplastic-like, which translates to MNSKLLIVAETPFLSPLRDVASRRQLPYFHPQLCPNYPSLSRTFRLSSYGNLRCFSAASAAVNSTFNGHSSPSKNGVYTVGDFMTTRENLAVVKPTTTVDEALEILVEKRITGFPVIDDAWKLVGLVSDYDLLALDTISGTGLGEASMFPEVDSSWKVFNELQKLLSKTNGKLVADVMTQAPLVVRETTNLDDAARLLLETKYRRLPVVDADGKLVGIITRGNCIRAALQIKRASEKEAQ; encoded by the exons ATGAACTCAAAGCTACTTATAGTGGCGGAGACACCCTTTCTGTCTCCTCTACGCGACGTCGCTTCACGCCGTCAGCTTCCATACTTTCACCCTCAATTATGCCCAAATTACCCCTCTCTTTCTAGAACCTTCCGTTTGTCCTCCTACGGTAACTTACGTTGCTTCTCCGCCGCCTCTGCCGCCGTTAATAGTACCTTCAATGGCCACTCTTCTCCG TCTAAAAATGGGGTATATACTGTTGGCGACTTTATGACAACAAGGGAAAATTTAGCAGTGGTAAAACCTACAACTACTGTAGATGAAG CTTTGGAGATTCTCGTGGAGAAAAGGATAACTGGGTTTCCCGTGATTGATGATGCTTGGAAGCTG GTTGGGCTAGTTTCAGATTATGATCTGTTGGCTTTGGACACTATCTCAG GTACCGGTCTAGGGGAGGCAAGCATGTTTCCAGAAGTTGACAGCTCTTGGAAA GTTTTCAATGAGCTTCAGAAGTTGCTTAGCAAAACAAATGGTAAATTGGTTGCTGATGTGATGACCCAAGCTCCTCTTGTTGTTCGTGAGACAACTAATCTTGATGATGCGGCCAG ATTACTACTTGAGACAAAATATCGAAGACTTCCAGTTGTAGATGCTGACGGGAAACTG GTGGGAATCATCACTAGAGGAAATTGCATTAGAGCTGCTCTCCAAATAAAACGTGCCAGTGAGAAGGAAGCTCAATGA